Proteins encoded together in one Coregonus clupeaformis isolate EN_2021a chromosome 30, ASM2061545v1, whole genome shotgun sequence window:
- the LOC121545554 gene encoding E3 ubiquitin-protein ligase TRIM33 isoform X5, whose protein sequence is MADNKGEEDMESSSKLDSEPQGEDSGDPELKDVNTLIAIETNLKEGEDSQSQENVSQMPKPANDVVSGGGDASSNSAGTGEEGSISSNVSPVWNTNGATTELKNVNAVIVTEPNSKEGEDSQSHENISQVPTPANISGGGDASSNSAGAGGEVSTSSSPVGNTNGGTTESSAAGDTAGTSPALTTDMSPPANPVTPINLMDTCAVCKQSLQTRDCEPKLLPCLHSFCLKCIPQPERQVTVQVPGPNGQPDTHIVNVMRCIVCCQDCKQSDIIDNYFVKDTTEACKTSDEKSAQMCTSCEDNADTIGFCAECGEWLCKTCIEAHQRVKITKDHKIRKKEDVSEESVGVSEQRPVFCPIHKQEPLKLFCETCDTLTCRDCQLLEHKEHRYQFLEEAFQNQKGIIETHMVKLQEKKTYVHYSHSQVTSRIKEVTDTHKKVEHDIKIAVFTLINEINKKGKYLLQQLECVTKERSMKLLSQQTDIANLARQILHVLNFAHSAINSGSSTALLYSKRLIIYQLRKVLKAGLEPVPQANGAVRFFCDPTFWAKNVVNLVGNLVIEKMPQAQHPPNIMVGPISPGHGHPGHGKSPGQINLAQLRQQHMQQQAFAQQKQQQQQHQQQQQQQHQQQQQHQQQHQQQQQHQQQHQQRIQEQMRIASQMTQQHPRQAVPQMVQQQPPRLISMQAQQRGPMNGGPHMYPPHHLRLPPGQGRMPSPSAQPRMPNGQQYSPMMQPQLQRQHSNPGHAGPFPVASLHNVSAANPTSPTSASMASAHAHRGPASPIVGAIDLIPSVTNPENLPCLPNIPPIQLEDAGSSSLDALLSRYILASTYPQLGLGPPGNMNLSHGPSTHSPGSSGLSNSHTPVRPSSTSSTGSRGSCGSAGRPGPASAPMEQQVKVKQEPGAEKECGFSGTSNVKTERGKDGGRSACMMSSPESSHTPPLPMLGSVASGSSVQDVLKKVGEYVKTEPQDQEACSGANRPANAPITTSITSTVASATLLTNGKGAASAALRSPRTAQGTNQSGAGGKEDDPNEDWCAVCNNGGELLCCDRCPKVFHITCHIPTLKCSPSGEWMCTFCRSLASPEMEYQPDDEPRGEKDNSEQGLSPEDQRRCERLLLYVFCHDLSEGFQEPVPPSIPNYYKIIKKPMDLTLVKQKLQLKHVQHYQSSKEFVSDVRLVFSNCAKYNEMSRIIQVYDEEKQSNVQADSEVAEAGKAVSLYFEERLLELYPGESFPEVPEEAEVPEVPEEPQAPAGEGEEADLTEDSEDEFVQPKRKRLKTDEKPMHIK, encoded by the exons ATGGCGGACAACAAAGGCGAAGAGGATATGGAGAGTTCTTCCAAATTAGATTCAGAACCTCAGGGAGAGGATAGCGGAGACCCCGAATTGAAAGATGTGAATACGCTGATTGCCATAGAGACAAATTTGAAAGAAGGAGAGGATTCACAATCCCAGGAGAATGTTTCCCAGATGCCTAAACCTGCTAACGACGTCGTTAGCGGAGGAGGGGACGCTAGCAGCAACAGCGCGGGCACAGGGGAAGAAGGCAGCATTAGCAGTAACGTTAGCCCAGTTTGGAACACCAATGGGGCGACAACCGAATTGAAAAATGTGAATGCGGTGATTGTCACAGAGCCAAATTCGAAAGAAGGAGAGGATTCACAATCCCATGAGAATATTTCCCAGGTGCCTACACCCGCTAACATTAGCGGAGGAGGGGACGCTAGCAGCAACAGCGCGGGCGCAGGGGGAGAAGTCAGTACGAGCAGCAGCCCAGTTGGGAACACCAATGGGGGGACAACCGAGTCCTCGGCTGCTGGGGACACTGCTGGAACCTCACCAGCACTCACAACCGATATGTCCCCACCAGCCAACCCCGTCACCCCAATAAACCTCATGGATACGTGCGCTGTGTGTAAACAAAGTCTCCAGACCCGTGACTGTGAACCTAAACTCTTACCGTGTCTTCACTCATTTTGCTTGAAATGTATCCCCCAGCCAGAGCGACAAGTTACCGTACAGGTGCCCGGGCCGAACGGACAGCCAGACACCCACATAG TGAATGTCATGCGGTGCATAGTTTGTTGTCAAGACTGCAAACagagtgacatcattgacaaCTACTTTGTCAAGGACACCACCGAGGCCTGCAAGACTTCAGATGAAAAATCTGCACAG ATGTGCACCAGTTGTGAGGACAACGCAGATACCATTGGGTTCTGTGCAGAATGTGGAGAGTGGTTGTGCAAAACCTGCATCGAGGCTCACCAGAGGGTCAAAATCACCAAGGACCACAAAATCCGCAAGAAAGAGGACGTCTCTGAGG AGTCTGTAGGTGTGTCGGAACAGAGGCCTGTGTTCTGTCCCATCCACAAACAGGAGCCCCTGAAACTCTTCTGTGAAACCTGTGACACACTCACTTGCCGGGACTGCCAACTGCTGGAGCACAAGGAGCACAG GTACCAGTTTCTGGAGGAGGCCTTCCAGAACCAGAAAGGCATCATCGAGACGCACATGGTCAAACTGCAGGAGAAAAAGACCTACGTTCACTACTCTCACTCTCAGGTGACAAGCAG GATAAAGGAAGTTACTGATACCCATAAGAAGGTGGAACATGACATCAAGATAGCCGTGTTCACTCTTATCAACGAAATCAACAAGAAGGGCAAGTATTTACTGCAGCAGCTTGAG TGTGTGACTAAGGAGAGGAGCATGAAGCTGTTGTCCCAGCAGACAGACATCGCCAACCTGGCCAGGCAGATCCTCCACGTGCTCAACTTCGCCCACTCTGCCATTAACAGCGGCAGCAGCACCGCCCTGCTTTACAGCAAGAGGCTG ATCATCTACCAGCTGCGCAAGGTCCTGAAGGCTGGACTGGAACCAGTGCCTCAGGCTAACGGAGCTGTTCGCTTCTTCTGTGACCCCACATTCTGGGCCAAAAACGTGGTCAACCTAG TAGGGAACCTGGTGATCGAGAAGATGCCCCAGGCTCAGCACCCTCCCAACATTATGGTGGGGCCCATCTCCCCGGGCCACGGCCACCCGGGCCACGGCAAAAGCCCGGGGCAGATCAACCTGGCCCAGCTCCGGCAGCAGCACATGCAGCAGCAAGCCTTCGCCCAGCagaaacaacagcagcagcagcaccaacagcagcagcagcagcagcaccaacagcagcagcagcaccagcagcagcaccaacaacagcagcagcaccaACAACAGCACCAACAGAGGATCCAGGAACAGATGCGCATTGCCTCCCAAATGACCCAGCAGCACCCCAGGCAGGCTGTACCTCAGATGGTACAGCAGCAG CCCCCGCGCCTCATCAGTATGCAGGCCCAGCAGAGGGGCCCCATGAACGGCGGGCCCCACATGTACCCCCCCCACCACCTGCGCCTGCCCCCGGGACAGGGCCGCATGCCCAGCCCCAGTGCCCAGCCACGCATGCCCAACGGCCAGCAGTACTCCCCCATGATGCAGCCTCAGCTGCAGAGACAG CATTCAAACCCAGGTCATGCTGGACCCTTCCCGGTGGCATCTCTCCACAACGTGAGCGCTGCCAACCCCACCAGTCCCACCAGTGCCAGCATGGCCAGCGCCCATGCCCACCGTGGCCCCGCCAGCCCCATAGTGGGCGCCATCGACCTCATCCCCTCCGTCACCAACCCAGAGAACCTGCCATGCCTACCAAACATCCCCCCCATTCAG CTGGAAGACGCGGGCTCCAGCAGCCTGGACGCCCTCCTGAGTCGCTACATCTTAGCCAGCACATACCCTCAGCTGGGCCTGGGGCCCCCCGGGAACATGAACCTCTCCCACGGACCCTCCACACACTCCCCTGGCTCCTCAG GCTTATCAAACTCCCACACGCCTGTGCGGCCATCCAGTACGTCCAGCACAGGAAGCAGGGGCAG CTGTGGCTCTGCGGGTAGGCCAGGGCCAGCAAGCGCCCCAATGGAACAGCAGGTCAAAGTCAAGCAGGAGCCCGGAGCCGAGAAGGAGTGTGGTTTCTCGGGAACCTCCAACGTCAAAACGGAacgagggaaggatggagggaggagcgCGTGCATG ATGAGTAGTCCAGAGAGCAGCCatactccccctctccccatgtTGGGCTCTGTGGCTTCTGGTTCCTCTGTCCAGGACGTCCTCAAGAAGGTGGGGGAGTACGTCAAAACTGAGCCCCAGGACCAGGAGGCCTGCAGCGGGGCCAACAGGCCTGCGAACGCCCCTATCACCACCAGCATCACATCCACTGTGGCCTCAGCCACACTGCTGACCAACGGCAAGGGAGCCGCATCCGCTGCCCTGCGCTCTCCACGCACTGCGCAGGGGACCAACCAGAGCGGGGCAGGAGGGAAGGAGGACGACCCCAACGAGGACTGGTGCGCCGTGTGCAACAACGGGGGAGAGCTGCTTTGCTGCGACCGCTGCCCCAAAGTCTTCCACATCACCTGTCACATCCCCACCTTGAAGTGCTCCCCGAG TGGAGAGTGGATGTGCACGTTCTGCCGGAGCCTGGCCAGCCCGGAGATGGAGTACCAGCCTGACGACGAACCTCGTGGCGAAAAGGACAACAGTGAGCAGGGCCTGAGTCCTGAGGACCAGAGG AGGTGTGAGCGCCTCCTGCTGTATGTTTTCTGCCATGATCTCAGTGAGGGGTTCCAGGAGCCTGTCCCTCCCTCT ATCCCTAATTACTACAAGATCATCAAGAAGCCCATGGACTTGACCCTGGTGAAACAGAAGCTACAGTTGAAGCATGTCCAGCACTACCAGAGCTCGAAGGAGTTTGTCTCGGATGTGCGCCTGGTCTTCAGCAACTGTGCCAAGTACAACGAG ATGTCTCGAATAATCCAGGTTTATGATGAGGAGAAACAGAGTAATGTGCAG GCGGACTCAGAGGTGGCGGAGGCAGGGAAAGCCGTGAGTTTGTACTTTGAGGAGAGGCTGCTGGAGCTCTACCCAGGTGAGAGTTTCCCCGAGGTACCAGAGGAGGCCGAGGTACCAGAGGTACCTGAGGAGCCCCAGGCCCCagctggagagggggaggaggcggATCTCACAGAAGACTCCGAGGATGAGTTTGTGCAGCCTAAACGCAAGCGGTTAAAAACGGATGAAAAGCCGATGCACATCAAGTGA